A genomic segment from Triticum dicoccoides isolate Atlit2015 ecotype Zavitan chromosome 1A, WEW_v2.0, whole genome shotgun sequence encodes:
- the LOC119364605 gene encoding LEC14B homolog has protein sequence MAAAGRLRGRRRAKEVEREPEPFTIEEEVSHLTRVRSEPCPGTRAAIHGAKRKRGLSAFEMVSSRESGRSGGGGFCSADRAYAAGKHLPSEGPWCVEDMDSEAYVSQFSSDGSMLVAGFRGSRIRVYDVDKGWKVHKNISCRSMRWTVSDIALSPDQRYLAYSSLSPIVHIVNVQNAGRESDANVTEIHDGLKFCDNDEYSFGIFSVKFSKDGREVVVGNNDCSIYVYDLGGNKVSDRIRAHTSDVNTVTFADESGNLLYSGSDDNLCKVWDRRCLVREKPAGVLTGHLDGITCIDSRGDGRYLISNCKDQTIKLWDIRKMSATVKGRQPRLYDWDYRWMSFPSHARYYKHPNDLSLATYRGHSVLRTLIRCYFSPMHSTGQRYIYTGSSDDSVHIYDVVTGATVKKLSWHGSIIRDCTWHPYRPTLVSSSWDGYLARWEASGNNEDPSVLTCDEQRTSPYDQTYGLSFAL, from the exons ATGGCGGCGGCAGGGAGACTGCGGGGACGGCGGCGGGCAAAGGAGGTGGAGCGCGAGCCCGAGCCGTTCACCATCGAGGAGGAGGTGTCCCACCTCACCCGGGTCCGGTCGGAGCCGTGCCCCGGCACCCGCGCCGCCATCCATGGCGCCAAGCGGAAGAGGGGCCTCTCGGCTTTCGAGATGGTGTCGTCGAGGGAGTCCGGTCGCTCCGGGGGCGGCGGGTTCTGTTCGGCCGACCGCGCCTATGCCGCCGGAAAGCACCTCCCGTCGGAAGGGCCGTGGTGCGTCGAAGACATGGATAGCGAGGCCTATGTCTCGCAGTTCTCCAGCGATGGCTCGATGCTCGTTGCCGGGTTTAGG GGAAGCCGCATCAGAGTTTACGATGTcgataaagggtggaaggttcaTAAGAACATAAGCTGCAGAAGTATGAGGTGGACGGTTTCAGATATTGCTCTCTCCCCTGACCAGCGATATCTT GCCTATTCCAGTTTGTCGCCTATTGTTCACATTGTGAATGTGCAGAATGCTGGAAGGGAATCGGATGCTAATGTTACT gAAATTCACGATGGTTTGAAATTCTGTGATAACGATGAATACTCTTTCGGGATATTCTCTGTGAAATTTTCGAAAGATGGTAGAGAAGTAGTTGTTGGGAACAATGATTGTTCAATATATGTCTATGATCTTGGAGGAAATAAAGTGTCAGACCGTATCCGTGCTCATACG TCTGATGTCAACACGGTCACCTTTGCTGATGAAAGTGGCAATTTATTGTACTCTGGAAGTGATGATAATCTCTGTAAG GTCTGGGATAGGCGTTGCCTTGTAAGAGAGAAACCAGCAGGTGTTTTGACAGGTCACTTAGATGGGATTACATGTATTGATAGCCGTGGTGATGGGCGTTATCTAATCTCCAACTGCAAGGATCAGACTATCAAACTTTGGGACATCAGAAAGATGTCCGCCACCGTAAAAGG ACGACAACCAAGATTGTATGACTGGGACTACAGATGGATGTCGTTCCCGTCACACGCTAGATATTATAAGCATCCAAATGATCTATCTCTGGCAACATACAGGGGTCATTCAGTTCTGCGGACACTTATCCGCTGCTACTTCTCTCCAATGCACAG CACGGGCCAGAGGTACATATACACTGGATCAAGTGACGATTCAGTGCATATTTACGATGTG GTAACAGGGGCGACCGTCAAGAAGCTCTCGTGGCACGGTTCGATCATCAGAGACTGCACCTGGCATCCTTACCGTCCAACGCTCGTAAGCTCTTCCTGGGACGGCTATCTGGCCCGGTGGGAGGCATCAGGCAACAACGAGGACCCCTCGGTGCTCACGTGCGACGAGCAGAGGACTAGCCCTTACGACCAGACATACGGGCTCTCTTTTGCCCTGTAG
- the LOC119364596 gene encoding ribosome biogenesis protein NOP53: MGKAAKSSRKGKKAWRSNISTDDIDEFYEKQTRDAHAGAAAIPSLPSGSLFFVDKPASASTSSAANASDPAPKDVPVKRKIEKNREKVLHHESVLKRNPYIQTIPSSLMSKKDKKKFKKHAKKKELQESREEKSVPMEEDSAEKNLDIWGGDAKGAALPKKGMKRLKKNKSTTSVIPAVEVEPQGCSFNPPHEAHQDALALAVADEMRKIYTKELGPTPVPLTVLGQAVAEEDKFFLDAADDGDAAVDGDVDAAEGDKDQDADALTGERKKTKRVTRVELNKRARRKERLRTEADAKKLEVFSKQIDSLPNILEEIAKEDKEKEEKRIRLTVAKQERLKSAPRRLGRHKFEPAPVQVLLTEEISGSLRKLKGCCNLARDRYKSIEKRGILAPNKKLSKRPRR, encoded by the exons ATGGGTAAGGCGGCTAAGAGCTCGCGGAAAGGGAAGAAGGCGTGGCGGTCCAACATCAGCACCGACGACATCGACGAGTTCTACGAGAAGCAGACGCGCGACGcccacgccggcgccgccgccattCCCTCCCTCCCGTCCGGCTCCCTCTTCTTCGTCGACAAGCCCGCCTCCGCGTCCACCTCCTCCGCCGCCAACGCATCCGACCCGGCCCCCAAAG ATGTTCCTGTCAAAAGGAAGATTGAGAAAAACAGGGAGAAGGTCCTTCACCATGAGAGTGTGTTGAAGCGGAACCCTTATATACAGACGATTCCATCTTCTTTGATGTCAAAGAAGGAtaagaagaagttcaagaagcatgcAAAGAAAAAGGAATTGCAGGAGTCACGGGAAGAAAAAAGTGTTCCCATG GAAGAGGATTCAGCTGAGAAGAACCTCGACATCTGGGGTGGAGATGCTAAAGGGGCTGCTTTGCCCAAAAAAGGAATGAAAAGGCTTAAGAAAAAT AAATCTACCACATCTGTGATTCCTGCAGTTGAAGTTGAGCCTCAAGGATGTTCATTTAATCCTCCACATGAAGCCCATCAA GACGCTCTTGCTCTAGCTGTTGCTGATGAAATGCGCAAGATCTACACGAAAGAGTTAGGCCCCACACCAGTGCCACTTACTGTTCTTGGTCAAGCAGTAGCTGAAGAAGAT AAATTTTTTCTTGATGCtgctgatgatggagatgctgctgTTGATGGAGATGTAGATGCTGCAGAAGGTGATAAAGACCAGGATGCTGATGCTCTAACTGGAGAGAG GAAGAAAACAAAAAGAGTTACGAGAGTGGAACTGAACAAAAGGGCTCGTCGTAAAGAGAGGTTAAGGACAGAAGCAGATGCGAAGAAACTGGAAGTTTTTTCAAAGCAAATAGACAG CTTGCCAAATATATTAGAGGAGATAGCGAaagaggacaaggaaaaggaggaaaAGCGCATAAGGCTAACTGTGGCTAAGCAGGAAAGACTCAAGTCAGCTCCACGTCGTCTGGGTAGACACAA GTTTGAACCTGCTCCCGTTCAAGTTCTGTTGACAGAGGAGATTAGTGGCTCGCTTAGAAAGCTGAAG GGGTGCTGCAATCTAGCGAGGGATCGCTATAAGAGCATTGAAAAACGTGGCATACTTGCACCAAATAAGAAATTAAG CAAGCGTCCTCGCCGCTAA
- the LOC119266878 gene encoding subtilisin-chymotrypsin inhibitor CI-1B-like, protein MSSTGNVAGGGKKVSWPEVVGLPAGEAKAVILKDKPDADVIFVPFGAGVQQDLSLNRVRVFVGTIASVVTVVLAPKVG, encoded by the coding sequence ATGAGCTCCACGGGCAACGTCGCCGGCGGCGGCAAGAAGGTGTCGTGGCCGGAGGTGGTGGGGCTGCCGGCCGGTGAGGCCAAGGCCGTCATCCTCAAGGACAAGCCCGACGCCGACGTGATCTTCGTGCCTTTCGGGGCGGGGGTGCAGCAGGACCTCAGCCTAAACCGCGTCCGCGTCTTCGTCGGCACCATCGCCAGCGTGGTGACCGTCGTCCTCGCCCCAAAGGTTGGCTAG
- the LOC119364614 gene encoding putative membrane-bound O-acyltransferase C24H6.01c has translation MTVPGSPVSPGASKMSSVPWKRLELAALCAYAVVFYSAMVQRSLRLARDYSGKLYGLRAGSIPGRLNDSSDAQWRNFRGNLPILTVVMAAFLIVAKGLRYGCSLKGRGASLVWLILSLIYLCYLHGACVGFILVIAGVNYAIVKLFARYKYCTGIIWSFNLAMLTLNRVYEGYSFSLFGQQLAFLDNYRGTFRWHICFNFVVLRMISFGCDYCWTLSSSHFDHKKHMQKCEVCYSGKTCYFALQEKGLSVDKYTFLTYLCYLTYAPLYIAGPVVSYNAFAAQLDVPQKNYSVGQICCYGLRWILNFLLIEVMTHFFHYNAFVVSRLWRQLTPFEIFIISYGVLFFMWLKFFLIWRYFRFWSLVGGVETPENMPRCINNCPDLESFWKSWHASFNRWLVRYVYIPLGGSRRKLISVWIVFTFVAVWHDLEWKLISWAWLTCLFFVPEIVIKSFSNNFQAKSTLGRFIHRELCVIAGAVTVSSLMVANLVGYVVGPSGIKVLMSRMLHKDALPALGIIFSTFYVGVKLIFHIRDARKT, from the exons ATGACCGTCCCCGGTTCGCCGGTTTCTCCCGGTGCAAGCAAGATGAGCAGCGTGCCGTGGAAGCGGCTGGAGCTCGCCGCGCTGTGCGCCTACGCGGTGGTGTTCTACAGCGCCATGGTCCAGAGGTCGCTTCGCCTCGCCCGCG ATTACTCCGGGAAACTCTACGGCCTAAGAGCTGGATCAATCCCCGGCCGTCTGAAC GACTCGTCTGACGCGCAATGGAGAAACTTCCGTGGGAACTTACCTATTCTCACCGTTGTAATGGCTGCATTTCTAATCGTGGCGAAAGGGCTGCGATACGGCTGTAGCTTGAAGGGCAGAGGGGCCTCGTTGGTCTGGCTTATATTGTCCCTGATCTATCTATGCTACCTACATGGTGCTTG TGTTGGCTTCATTCTTGTAATAGCAGGGGTTAATTACGCCATAGTCAAG TTATTTGCTCGATATAAATATTGCACTGGCATCATATGGAGCTTCAACTTAGCTATGCTTACACTTAACCGGGTCTACGAAGGCTATTCATTCTCATTGTTCGG GCAACAACTGGCTTTCCTTGATAACTATCGGGGTACATTTCGATGGCACATATGCTTCAATTTTG TTGTATTACGGATGATTAGCTTTGGATGTGATTACTGCTGGACACTTAGTTCGTCTCACTTTGATCACAAG AAACACATGCAGAAATGTGAAGTTTGTTATTCCGGCAAGACATGCTACTTTGCTTTGCAG GAGAAAGGACTCAGCGTTGACAAATACACATTCCTAACATATTTATGCTACCTAACATATGCTCCACTCTATATTGCTGGACCTGTTGTAAGCTACAACGCATTTGCAGCTCAG TTAGATGTACCTCAGAAAAATTATTCAGTTGGGCAGATATGTTGTTATGGACTAAGGTGGATCCTAAATTTCCTTCTAATCGAAGTCATGACACACTTTTTCCATTACAACGCGTTTGTAGTCAG CCGATTATGGCGGCAGTTGACACCGTTTGAGATCTTCATCATTAGTTATGGG GTGTTGTTCTTTATGTGGTTAAAATTCTTCCTTATTTGGCGCTACTTCAGGTTCTGGTCACTG GTAGGAGGAGTTGAGACACCTGAAAACATGCCTAGGTGCATAAATAATTGTCCTGACCTGGAGAGTTTCTGGAAAAGCTGGCATGCTTCCTTTAACAGATGGCTGGTCAG GTACGTTTACATACCTCTTGGTGGGTCTCGAAGAAAACTAATTAGTGTCTGGATTGTATTCACATTCGTAGCAGTGTGGCATGACCTGGAATG GAAACTTATTTCATGGGCATGGTTAACATGCTTATTTTTTGTCCCTGAAATAGTGATCAAGTCTTTTTCCAACAACTTCCAG GCAAAAAGTACCCTTGGGCGGTTCATTCATCGTGAATTATGTGTAATTGCTGGTGCTGTGACAGTCAGCTCCCTTATG GTGGCAAACCTTGTTGGCTACGTTGTAGGGCCGTCAGGCATTAAGGTTCTGATGTCGCGGATGCTCCACAAGGATG CCCTTCCTGCACTTGGCATCATATTCTCTACTTTCTATGTGGGCGTCAAG CTTATCTTCCATATACGGGACGCTAGAAAGACTTAA